Proteins encoded by one window of Nicotiana tabacum cultivar K326 chromosome 10, ASM71507v2, whole genome shotgun sequence:
- the LOC107810186 gene encoding uncharacterized protein LOC107810186 isoform X3, which produces MSSPAAPTTVAAGVTSEDRHQNHNNTENSEGGTTMAMQKKRARRVSFAEMTSVHFFDRDEEYETPPDPSGKAESNSEREEIINLGFDQLVDDSKESEDGDEGNDEDEDEDEDDEMALPRSFLRPAESLSPGSNFGSATSNDDEDNFFGPVSPNFIRPGRLSDSAVSDENHDITMDSTAFSMHFRRFVRSDSGIDLKTPTEVSFDEKTPTQTCLGNSMELTMSKKLISQSSMPVANFSGISDSSDMSLIGENSRRYDYGRLPPDLEALLAEGQEKHADSVSGDTSVLESPASKKMEVGSAMMDLGGNGEQEANAIVSLNMPLVPLCQKIDDTDDGNKFRSRAIDADALPISTVPAPDNYVHRVNQSPKELSKFQLQDVGENNKSVKDASEVGISEALCSNDGELGQFCGSPRGRESPLVDLVSSSPATQRIIVIGSPSPVKQNSMAVSFLEDPISFLSNEKRGPWTSSASLQKNISKLERLKASELSSPLGDRIPNMDIRSLVFPRTPPLDSILKKRNLQMGVKSLDSFMTCTEEQFSGTSMKEGKKKMFTSGGSRSETLLTSDDVIPCEQSLGPEKQGKSLNRLNTGFLPVDQVLKPTAPLASSRFSWSGKTNDTFTPDDLRQKRSLISRTGFPLVEYLGQEKVTAIAQKLVFSPEKSLQSKSSTWTEHQSSPFKESKLHDEPMKSLGLVKNASSIGNLTDGHSSNATDGNWHSSSTSTEEQSGSPVVEGSKVLRQPDGTYSIEAKLLDQMNVLESTEDSKISRDGSSHLSSAILDGNFQSANGLPRFEIDPQELNKSPLARTASSSIQNVGALVVEKTPVQWSSRSPPAKGFHLLAQSNTTCSSVGEAVQSPTCNHSIGRPRNSSAHKRCSEELTYGDMEHTNEIIMSQSSSKLQRGVGNSPGISGRPDDSRKEMLRAHLELRQWKDIKSKRMEGADEWISLPKERLTMLTMPAIEMVEDIVTRMQKAQTYDILHRQILTQKTLVTSFQEKRTLEAIMLLCQLVHEKAKYHLRCAKKKKLLSSCIQEKCQLLNSGIQRSQMSKINHSLHITVSGVTQDDAISSESSLACEKALQETGVRVYSSELIVAHLKDGKMQQLVLFVTMLLE; this is translated from the exons atgTCTTCCCCGGCAGCGCCGACGACCGTCGCCGCCGGTGTCACCAGCGAGGACCGCCATCAGAACCACAACAATACGGAGAACTCGGAGGGCGGCACCACCATGGCGATGCAGAAGAAGCGAGCACGAAGAGTGAGCTTTGCTGAGATGACTTCTGTACACTTCTTCGACCGTGATGAAGAGTACGAAACCCCTCCGGATCCCTCAGGCAAAGCTGAAAGTAACAGTGAACGTGAAGAGATaataaacctaggttttgatcAATTGGTCGACGATTCCAAAGAGTCCGAGGACGGAGATGAAGGAAATGACGAGGATGAGGATGAGGATGAGGATGATGAGATGGCTTTGCCTAGGTCGTTTTTAAGACCTGCAGAATCACTTTCTCCTGGCAGTAATTTTGGTTCTGCTACTTCAAATGATGATG AAGATAATTTTTTCGGCCCAGTATCTCCCAATTTTATAAGGCCAGGCCGGCTATCAGATTCAGCAGTGTCAGACGAAAATCATGATATTACTATGGATTCAACAGCTTTCTCCATGCACTTCCGCAGATTTGTTAGGTCAGATTCAGGGATAGATTTGAAGACCCCAACAGAAGTATCATTTGATGAGAAAACACCGACACAGACCTGTCTAGGTAATTCCATGGAACTCACTATGTCCAAGAAGCTAATTTCTCAATCTTCTATGCCTGTTGCCAATTTTAGTGGCATTAGTGATTCGAGTGACATGAGTCTGATTGGAGAAAACTCGAGAAGATATGATTATGGGAGACTCCCTCCTGATTTAGAAGCTCTTTTAGCAGAAGGCCAAGAAAAACATGCAGATTCTGTTTCAGGAGATACTAGTGTTTTAGAGTCACCAGCAAGCAAGAAAATGGAGGTTGGAAGTGCAATGATGGATTTAGGTGGAAATGGAGAACAAGAAGCAAATGCAATTGTTAGTCTTAATATGCCACTTGTACCTTTGTGCCAGAAAATCGACGACACAGATGATGGTAATAAGTTTCGTTCTCGTGCAATTGATGCTGATGCGTTGCCCATATCCACTGTTCCAGCTCCGGATAATTATGTTCATAGAGTAAATCAGTCGCCGAAGGAGCTAAGTAAA TTTCAATTGCAGGATGTTGGTGAAAATAATAAGTCTGTCAAGGATGCTTCTGAGGTGGGAATTAGTGAAGCCCTATGTAGTAATGATGGTGAGCTTGGTCAATTTTGTGGGTCCCCGCGTGGCAGGGAATCTCCGTTGGTTGATTTAGTGTCCTCTTCACCAGCTACGCAAAGAATAATAGTTATTGGTAGTCCTTCACCTGTCAAACAGAATTCAATGGCAGTGTCTTTCCTTGAAGATCCCATTTCCTTTTTGAGCAATGAAAAGAGAGGACCTTGGACAAGTTCAGCGTCCCTCCAGAAGAACATTTCCAAACTTGAGAGACTTAAGGCTTCTGAACTATCTTCTCCCCTTGGTGACAGAATCCCCAATATGGACATCAGATCCTTAGTGTTTCCAAGAACACCTCCTTTGGATTCTATATTGAAGAAAAGGAACCTACAAATGGGAGTCAAATCTCTGGATTCCTTTATGACTTGTACAGAGGAGCAATTTTCAGGTACTTCTAtgaaggaaggaaaaaaaaaaatgttCACCTCAGGTGGTAGTAGGAGTGAGACTCTTTTAACTAGCGACGATGTAATTCCATGTGAACAATCTCTGGGCCCTGAAAAGCAGGGGAAATCTCTCAATCGGCTAAATACTGGTTTTCTCCCCGTGGATCAAGTGTTGAAACCTACAGCCCCTTTGGCTTCATCAAGGTTTTCTTGGTCGGGAAAGACAAATGACACTTTTACACCAGATGACCTCAGGCAGAAGAGATCGCTGATTTCTAGAACTGGTTTCCCATTGGTTGAGTATCTAGGGCAGGAGAAAGTGACTGCTATTGCTCAAAAATTGGTTTTTTCTCCAGAAAAGTCCTTGCAGTCAAAGTCATCAACATGGACTGAACATCAGTCCAGCCCCTTTAAAGAATCAAAGTTGCATGATGAACCCATGAAGAGCTTAGGCCTAGTGAAAAATGCATCTTCAATAGGTAATTTGACAGATGGACATTCTTCGAATGCAACGGATGGCAATTGGCATTCTTCCTCCACATCAACTGAAGAACAGTCTGGTTCACCAGTTGTCGAAGGCAGCAAAGTGTTAAGGCAACCAGACGGGACATATAGCATAGAAGCTAAGCTCCTTGATCAAATGAATGTACTGGAAAGCACTGAGGACTCAAAGATCTCCAGGGATGGGAGCTCTCATCTATCTTCAGCAATATTAGATGGGAATTTTCAGAGTGCAAATGGTCTCCCTAGATTTGAAATTGATCCTCAAGAGCTAAACAAGTCTCCTTTAGCTCGCACTGCTTCTTCCTCTATTCAGAATGTAGGCGCGTTGGTGGTTGAAAAG ACTCCTGTACAATGGTCTTCACGAAGTCCACCAGCAAAGGGGTTTCACTTGCTGGCACAATCCAACACTACATGTTCCTCTGTAGGTGAAGCTGTGCAATCTCCCACATGCAACCACTCAATTGGCAGACCTAGAAACTCTTCTGCCCATAAAAGATGCAGTGAAGAGTTGACATATGGAGATATGGAACACACAAATGAAATTATCATGTCTCAAAGTAGCTCGAAACTCCAGAGAGGGGTTGGTAATAGTCCAGGAATCTCGGGACGTCCTGATGATAGCAGAAAAGAAATGCTCAGAGCTCATCTTGAACTCAGACAATGGAAAGAT ATTAAATCCAAACGTATGGAGGGTGCAGATGAGTGGATATCTTTGCCTAAAGAAAGACTTACCATGCTTACTATGCCAGCA attgaaatgGTGGAAGACATTGTCACCCGAATGCAGAAGGCACAAACATACGACATTTTGCACCGTCAAATTCTCACTCag AAAACGTTAGTTACCAGTTTTCAGGAGAAAAG AACTTTAGAAGCAATAATGTTGTTATGTCAGCTTGTACATGAGAAAGCAAAGTATCACTTGAGGTGTGCGAAGAAGAAGAAACTGCTG TCATCATGCATACAGGAAAAATGTCAACTGTTGAACTCTGGAATTCAGAGGTCCCAAATGTCAAAAATCAATCATTCACTTCATATAACTGTCTCAGGAGTCACCCAGGATGATGCTATTTCTAGTGAGAGCTCATTAGCCTGTGAAAAGGCTCTGCAGGAG
- the LOC107810187 gene encoding uncharacterized protein LOC107810187, with protein MKVAPKVILLFRDSSGFGTAIFEALQPNPNSNFQKRQESLDLSLERYGIKDQKVSVEIVHFQDGSNLYEVSVLLLENYEPPTLACALNEVLSLLVGDGSSNMPTIVAPFLVADTKLKMENRTSVGVDNISVYALQVGASSGLTKALVTNLQSPPPSLQIFHEQLACLLQLVRVLNLPTVVIIGKKGQKLHRKTSEEDLEVIHEIGRHLASFSSLNFSAEKIAWDATKSSRETQEPWRALYG; from the exons ATGAAGGTCGCCCCTAAAGTAATACTACTGTTCAGAGACTCTAGCGGCTTCGGCACCGCCATCTTCGAAGCTCTTCAACCTAACCCTAACTCCAACTTTCAAAAGAG ACAAGAATCGCTTGATTTATCGTTAGAACGTTACGGAATCAAAGATCAAAAGGTTTCTGTAGAGATCGTTCATTTTCAGGATGGCTCAAATCTCTACGAG GTGTCTGTGTTGCTTTTGGAAAATTACGAGCCTCCAACACTTGCTTGTGCTCTCAATGAGGTTCTGTCATTGTTAGTAGGAGATGGGTCATCAAATATGCCGACAATTGTAGCCCCTTTTCTCGTGGCTGACACTAAGCTTAAGATGGAAAATAGAACTTCCGTTGGCGTTGACAACATCTCAGTTTATGCTTTGCAAGTAGGTGCCTCCAGTGGCCTTACTAAAGCTTTGGTCACAAATTTGCAAAGTCCACCCCCGTCGTTGCAGATTTTCCACGAACAGTTGGCCTGCTTACTTCAGTTGGTTCGAGTCTTGAACTTGCCTACTGTAGTTATAATTGGCAAAAAAGGTCAAAAGTTGCATCGTAAGACTTCAGAAGAGGACCTCGAG GTGATACATGAGATAGGACGGCATTTGGCTAGCTTCTCATCTCTTAATTTCTCAGCAGAAAAGATAGCATGGGATGCAACCAAATCTTCAAGAGAAACTCAAGAGCCTTGGCGTGCGTTATATGGGTGA